Proteins found in one Vicinamibacterales bacterium genomic segment:
- a CDS encoding sialidase family protein → MPANGAVSLGVDGRSNSFVTLAADGDRVAAVWLASSDSGNDVFVAMSDDGGARFAAPVRVNDLPGDAAGNGEQPPRVVLHDRTVAVVWISKRQGVSGVRAAQSADGGRSFSAARTISPEGVTGARGWESVAIADDGMVHAAWLDGRNAAPMAADHHDHGVMRQDIVHAMWRAGEPVVESPVADNVCFCCKTGVVTHGRDVFVVWRHLFEGGVRDIAVARSADGGRTFGSPVRVSADNWKIDACPDDGPSLAVEGNGTLHVAWPTLLSDSGQPHMAIFETISMDGGATFTARARVDASTTGASHPRMAVSRDGVRAIVWDEAAAAGRQAMIRVAGGDARTLAGGGTSYPAIAPTPEGFVVGWNEQAGGRPVVGVRRVGP, encoded by the coding sequence ATGCCAGCGAACGGCGCCGTCTCCCTCGGTGTCGACGGGCGATCGAACTCGTTCGTCACGCTCGCTGCCGACGGCGATCGCGTGGCGGCCGTGTGGCTGGCCTCGAGCGACAGCGGCAACGACGTCTTCGTCGCCATGAGCGACGATGGCGGCGCACGCTTCGCCGCGCCGGTGCGCGTCAACGATCTGCCGGGCGACGCCGCGGGCAATGGCGAACAGCCGCCGCGCGTCGTCCTTCACGATCGGACCGTGGCCGTCGTCTGGATCTCGAAACGTCAGGGCGTGTCGGGCGTCCGCGCCGCGCAGTCGGCCGACGGCGGCCGCTCGTTTTCGGCGGCGCGAACGATTTCGCCCGAAGGGGTGACCGGCGCGCGCGGCTGGGAATCGGTCGCGATCGCCGACGACGGGATGGTACACGCGGCCTGGCTCGATGGCAGGAACGCGGCGCCGATGGCGGCGGATCATCACGACCACGGCGTCATGCGGCAGGACATCGTGCATGCGATGTGGCGAGCGGGAGAGCCGGTCGTCGAATCGCCGGTCGCCGATAACGTCTGCTTCTGCTGCAAGACCGGCGTCGTCACGCACGGCCGCGACGTGTTCGTGGTGTGGCGCCATCTCTTCGAGGGCGGCGTCCGCGACATCGCGGTCGCACGCTCCGCCGACGGCGGCCGCACGTTCGGCTCGCCGGTGCGGGTAAGCGCCGACAACTGGAAGATCGACGCCTGCCCTGACGACGGGCCGTCGCTGGCGGTCGAGGGAAACGGCACGCTCCACGTGGCGTGGCCGACGCTGCTCTCTGACAGCGGCCAGCCGCACATGGCGATCTTCGAGACGATCAGCATGGACGGCGGGGCGACGTTCACGGCGCGCGCCCGCGTCGATGCCTCGACGACAGGCGCCTCGCATCCGCGCATGGCCGTCAGCCGCGATGGCGTAAGGGCCATCGTCTGGGATGAGGCTGCGGCCGCAGGCCGGCAGGCGATGATCCGCGTCGCCGGGGGAGACGCCCGGACGCTCGCCGGCGGTGGCACGAGCTATCCAGCCATCGCGCCCACGCCGGAAGGTTTCGTCGTCGGCTGGAACGAGCAGGCGGGTGGCCGACCGGTTGTGGGTGTCCGGCGGGTTGGGCCGTAG